Below is a genomic region from Candidatus Manganitrophaceae bacterium.
CTTTCAGCCGCGGCGGCTGATTTTAATCGGGATGGTGTTCTTGATCTAGCGGTGGCCAACAACCGCAGCCATAACATTTCCTTCCTATCCGCGAAAGGCGGCGGGTTTTTTCACCATCCACCCAGAAACTTATTAGCAGGAAAGTCCCCTTTTGCCCTCTTGACTGAAGATTTCAATCAGGATGGCAATCCGGATCTGGCCGTGGTCAATCAGGACGACCATAACGTTACGATCTTCCTGGGGAAATTGGATATCGAAAGGCAGTCAAATAAAAACTGATTATTAATGCTTCACTTGTTCTCGTTGCTTGCTTCCTTCATTTTCTTCCGGACATAGATCTTTAAGACGCTCCCGTCCTCTATTAAATCAAGAAATTCGTTCCCACTATCCTGGCACCAGACCGGCATGTCCTTTTTAATGCCCTCATCGTCCGAAAGGATTTCGAGGACTTGATTCTGGGCCATTTTTTTCATCTTTTTTGAAGTGAGGATGACGGGAATGGGACAAAAAAGCCCAAGGGTATCCAGCGTATAGTCTGCGGTAATCATAGGAACCTCTGAATTATGTCTGGGTTGAGTTTTTCAGGAGATGAAATATTTCGATTCAAGACGTG
It encodes:
- a CDS encoding sulfurtransferase TusA family protein codes for the protein MITADYTLDTLGLFCPIPVILTSKKMKKMAQNQVLEILSDDEGIKKDMPVWCQDSGNEFLDLIEDGSVLKIYVRKKMKEASNENK